One Phalacrocorax aristotelis chromosome 11, bGulAri2.1, whole genome shotgun sequence DNA segment encodes these proteins:
- the LOC142063149 gene encoding voltage-gated potassium channel KCNC1-like — translation MEGSKEKIILNIGGVRYETYSSTLRTFPGTKLCSLTEPHAPSIYDYDPTTKEFFFDRSVEIFSYVLNYYRTKHFHCPIDTCRSVLEEELTFWEINETQLASCCWLKLNNKEVQPEGFNVWDENEQTDDQCLIVQTERRDFSWRTRWQPKIWSIFEKPISSFSAKCLAFVSLLFIAGIVIIFCEESKAQFEFFTANFTSVGYSEVSHDDHEPYYHQAAYLLHLELLCVLWFTFEFSVQFCFCPDKKLFFQNSLNMVDFLSLFPVYIELFVAGQIQRMPSLGLWLGFVRIVYLLKLLKISKLIETPLILRVLCYTLKSILREVCILLMILAFETLFFGSLFFYGELLGSHPSYTGELHFTSILVCFWWALITLTTVGYGDTIPLTTAGQVTAALAAVFGMLTIIIPIPIFLVKFKSCYDIAILKQKLKRSKKH, via the exons ATGGAAGGCTCCAAGGAAAAAATCATCCTGAATATTGGGGGAGTCAGATATGAGACCTACAGCAGCACCCTCCGGACCTTCCCAGGGACCAAGCTGTGCAGCCTAACAGAGCCCCATGCTCCAAGCATCTATGACTATGATCCCACCACCAAAGAGTTCTTTTTTGATAGGAGTGTTGAGATCTTCAGCTACGTGTTGAACTATTATAGGACCAAACATTTCCACTGCCCCATTGATACCTGTAGGTCAGTCTTAGAAGAAGAGCTGACTTTCTGGGAAATAAATGAGACACAGCTAgcatcctgctgctggctgaagCTGAATAACAAAGAGGTGCAGCCAGAGGGGTTTAACGTTTGGGATGAGAATGAACAGACTGATGACCAGTGCCTCATAGTCCAGACAGAAAGAAGGGATTTCAGCTGGCGAACCAGGTGGCAGCCAAAGATTTGGTCTATATTTGAAAAACCCATTTCCTCTTTCAGTGCCAAG tgcttggcttttgtttctctgctgttcATCGCTGGAATTGTCATCATATTCTGTGAGGAGAGCAAGGCACAATTTGAGTTCTTTACTGCTAACTTCACCTCTGTTGGCTATTCTGAGGTGTCCCATGATGACCACGAGCCCTATTACCACCAGGCTGCCTACTTGCTTCATCTGGAGCTTTTGTGTGTCCTTTGGTTTACTTTTGAGTTTTCTGTGCAATTTTGTTTCTGTCCAGACAAGAAGTTGTTCTTCCAAAATTCCCTGAACATGGTTgacttcctctccctctttccagtTTATATTGAACTTTTTGTGGCTGGGCAGATTCAGAGAATGCCAAGCCTAGGGCTTTGGTTGGGCTTTGTTCGCATTGTCTATCTCCTCAAACTCCTGAAGATATCCAAGCTGATAGAAACGCCACTGATCCTCCGGGTTCTGTGCTACACCCTCAAGTCTATCCTTAGAGAGGTTTGCATCCTGCTGATGATTTTGGCCTTTGAGACCCTCTTCTTCGGCTCTCTCTTTTTCTATGGGGAGTTGCTGGGTAGCCATCCCTCCTACACAGGGGAGCTGCACTTCACCAGCATTCTTGTTTGCTTCTGGTGGGCTTTGATAACACTCACTACAGTGGGCTATGGAGATACTATCCCTCTCACCACAGCTGGCCAAGTGACAGCAGCCTTAGCTGCAGTATTCGGCATGTTAACTATTATCATCCCAATTCCCATTTTCCTGGTGAAATTTAAAAGCTGTTATGACATTGCTATCCTcaaacagaagctgaaaaggAGCAAGAAACATTAA